One genomic window of Kosmotoga olearia TBF 19.5.1 includes the following:
- a CDS encoding SPL family radical SAM protein produces the protein MIKEICAKKAVTRTKIPVARYTVNPYIGCTFGCRYCFARFIGAFKYTSGTWGKDILVRKNIPELLRKEINKLSPGKFFLSTSCDPYQHIEKKYEITRTVIRILLSHWMPIFIMTKSSLIRRDIDLLMLEVDLEVNITITTDREDVRKLLEPGAPSIQERLETIKFLKEKGIKVGAFVGPVLPMNPEKLALKLSRLIERVHLDPLNYPGQVKNIYIKNGWNKWLHKDSFYEVREVFEKIFGSENVG, from the coding sequence ATGATAAAAGAAATTTGCGCCAAAAAAGCTGTTACCAGGACGAAGATTCCGGTTGCGAGATACACAGTAAATCCGTATATTGGCTGTACTTTTGGCTGTAGGTATTGTTTCGCCAGGTTTATAGGTGCTTTCAAGTACACCTCTGGGACTTGGGGAAAAGACATATTGGTAAGAAAGAACATTCCGGAACTTCTTCGAAAAGAAATTAACAAGCTCTCCCCAGGAAAATTTTTTCTCTCAACTTCTTGCGATCCATATCAGCATATTGAAAAGAAATACGAGATCACGAGAACCGTGATAAGGATACTTTTATCCCACTGGATGCCTATTTTTATCATGACGAAGTCTTCCCTCATACGAAGGGATATAGATCTTCTGATGTTGGAGGTAGATTTAGAGGTTAATATTACCATCACTACTGACAGAGAAGATGTGAGAAAACTTCTGGAACCGGGTGCTCCCTCGATTCAGGAGAGACTTGAAACCATAAAATTTCTCAAAGAAAAAGGTATCAAAGTAGGTGCCTTTGTTGGGCCTGTGCTTCCCATGAATCCAGAAAAACTCGCGCTAAAGCTTTCAAGGCTGATTGAAAGGGTGCATCTAGATCCACTCAATTATCCCGGTCAGGTGAAAAATATCTATATCAAAAACGGCTGGAATAAATGGCTACATAAGGACTCCTTTTATGAAGTCAGGGAAGTCTTTGAAAAAATCTTTGGCAGTGAGAATGTGGGGTGA
- a CDS encoding heavy metal translocating P-type ATPase produces MSKIRKEYIVKGMTCAACVRTVEKLAAKVEGVKNPVVSLASERLIFETDTEINEEKLFQLIKSAGYELEKPQDTRKITLGIDGMTCASCATAVERSIGKLEGVLSVSVNLTTEKAIIEYDPSRVRISSIKHAVEKAGYTANIMTTQSYDKDRERKETLIRSYWNRFLFSSIFTVPLLIIAMGHMLGVKLPSFISPEANPLNFALIQLLLTIPIIIAGKDFYLKGIPNLLRGHPNMDTLVGLGTGAAVIYGVFATIQIALGNYYFVGDLYFETAGVIISLISLGKYLENLSKGRTSESIKKLMNLAPKTAFVRKSNGYEEIPVEEVEVGDILMVKAGMSIPVDGVVISGNSTVDQSMLTGESIPVDVKEGSKVIGGTVNLSGVIEIKATEVGSDTTLAKIIKLVEDAQASKAPIARLADIISGYFVPFVLLIAGITFLVWFLLGYGFTFSLTMMISVLVIACPCALGLATPTAIMVGTGRGAEMGILFKSGEALEMTHKVNAIVFDKTGTITEGKPKLLDIVPLNGFDKAKVLKLAASMGVKSSHPLDKAVVEAYKGNLHKVEDFEAIPGKGIVARVNGKEVKIGSVKFNKSNTRELADIIKKLSDDGKTPVVVTYDGRVIGVLGIADVIKPTSREAIRKLKERGTKTFMVTGDNKRTALAIAREVGLDDVMAEVLPENKASVIKKLKSEGYIVGMVGDGINDSPALVEADVGIAIGSGTDVAIESADVVLMKDDLNDVVNAIKLSDATIKNIKQNLFWAFFYNIIGIPIAAGVFYMIFGLKLNPMIAGAAMAFSSVSVVMNALRLKRVKLD; encoded by the coding sequence ATGTCTAAAATCAGAAAAGAATACATAGTTAAGGGAATGACCTGTGCGGCTTGTGTTAGAACTGTTGAAAAACTGGCTGCAAAAGTTGAAGGTGTCAAAAATCCTGTCGTGAGTCTCGCGTCGGAAAGGCTGATTTTTGAAACAGATACAGAAATAAACGAAGAAAAGCTTTTTCAGTTGATTAAAAGTGCCGGATACGAATTAGAGAAACCGCAAGACACCAGAAAAATCACCCTCGGGATCGATGGCATGACGTGTGCTTCCTGTGCAACAGCAGTAGAACGCTCCATTGGAAAACTCGAAGGAGTGCTTTCGGTATCAGTCAATCTAACCACGGAAAAAGCAATAATAGAATATGACCCTTCCCGTGTCAGAATTTCCAGTATAAAACATGCTGTCGAGAAAGCCGGTTATACGGCGAATATCATGACAACTCAAAGCTATGATAAAGATCGCGAGAGAAAAGAAACCTTGATTCGTTCTTACTGGAACAGATTTTTATTTTCTTCGATCTTTACCGTTCCCCTTCTTATAATCGCTATGGGACATATGTTAGGTGTTAAACTTCCTTCCTTTATTTCACCTGAAGCCAATCCGCTTAATTTCGCCTTGATCCAGCTCCTATTAACAATTCCTATCATTATAGCCGGAAAGGATTTTTATCTAAAAGGTATCCCTAACCTTTTACGGGGACATCCGAACATGGATACGCTTGTTGGGCTTGGTACAGGTGCTGCTGTAATTTACGGTGTCTTTGCAACGATTCAAATAGCATTGGGTAACTATTACTTTGTAGGAGACCTGTATTTCGAAACAGCAGGTGTAATAATTTCTCTCATCTCTTTAGGAAAGTATCTTGAAAATCTCTCCAAAGGAAGAACTTCTGAATCTATAAAAAAACTCATGAATTTAGCTCCTAAAACTGCATTTGTTAGAAAAAGCAACGGCTACGAAGAGATCCCTGTTGAAGAAGTTGAAGTCGGAGATATTCTGATGGTCAAAGCTGGTATGTCGATCCCTGTAGATGGTGTAGTAATTAGCGGTAACAGTACCGTTGACCAATCCATGCTTACCGGTGAATCTATTCCCGTTGATGTTAAGGAAGGTTCTAAGGTTATTGGCGGAACAGTCAATCTCAGTGGTGTTATTGAAATCAAAGCCACAGAAGTTGGAAGCGACACTACGCTAGCAAAAATAATCAAACTTGTAGAAGATGCACAAGCTTCAAAAGCTCCTATAGCCAGATTAGCTGATATTATCAGCGGATATTTCGTTCCCTTTGTTCTATTGATTGCAGGTATAACTTTTCTGGTTTGGTTTTTGCTGGGGTACGGCTTCACCTTTTCCCTGACAATGATGATCTCTGTTCTCGTTATCGCCTGCCCCTGTGCTCTCGGTCTGGCAACACCAACGGCTATAATGGTTGGAACAGGTCGAGGAGCGGAAATGGGAATTCTGTTTAAGAGCGGTGAGGCTCTTGAAATGACCCACAAAGTGAATGCTATCGTGTTCGATAAAACCGGGACGATAACCGAGGGTAAACCTAAATTACTTGATATTGTACCTTTGAATGGCTTCGATAAGGCTAAAGTACTAAAACTCGCTGCAAGTATGGGTGTTAAAAGTTCACATCCGCTGGATAAAGCTGTTGTCGAGGCTTATAAAGGTAATCTGCACAAAGTAGAAGATTTTGAGGCTATTCCAGGAAAAGGGATAGTTGCCAGGGTTAATGGGAAAGAGGTAAAGATTGGCAGCGTAAAATTTAATAAATCAAATACCAGAGAACTCGCTGACATCATCAAAAAGTTATCTGATGATGGGAAAACGCCTGTAGTTGTCACTTATGACGGTAGAGTAATCGGGGTACTTGGAATAGCAGATGTAATCAAACCTACTTCCAGAGAAGCTATAAGAAAGCTCAAAGAAAGAGGAACCAAAACCTTTATGGTTACGGGTGACAACAAAAGGACAGCACTCGCTATTGCACGTGAGGTAGGATTAGATGATGTGATGGCTGAGGTACTGCCTGAAAACAAAGCTTCCGTGATTAAGAAGCTGAAGAGCGAGGGCTACATAGTCGGAATGGTTGGTGATGGAATAAACGATTCGCCGGCTCTTGTAGAAGCAGATGTTGGAATTGCAATAGGTTCTGGTACCGATGTTGCAATAGAATCTGCGGATGTTGTTCTGATGAAGGACGACCTGAACGACGTTGTAAACGCGATAAAACTCTCAGATGCCACGATTAAGAACATCAAACAGAATCTTTTTTGGGCATTTTTTTACAACATAATAGGGATCCCCATAGCTGCAGGCGTTTTTTACATGATCTTCGGTCTAAAACTGAACCCGATGATCGCTGGAGCGGCTATGGCCTTTTCAAGTGTGAGCGTAGTTATGAATGCCTTGAGGTTAAAAAGAGTGAAGCTTGACTAG
- a CDS encoding 4Fe-4S dicluster domain-containing protein produces MAKLMRVINRDQCIGCYSCMYACSRTWQQVITVEKAALRVKNYPGVEGAFSVRICYGCENPDCATACPTKALTPRKGGGVVLDSEKCIHCGKCIEACVPGALQWDTEFEIPIVCRHCGVCASYCPNDVLALVEVGE; encoded by the coding sequence ATGGCGAAACTGATGAGAGTAATAAACAGAGATCAATGCATTGGTTGTTATAGCTGCATGTACGCCTGTTCGAGAACATGGCAGCAAGTTATAACCGTTGAAAAAGCTGCTTTGAGGGTTAAAAATTACCCCGGTGTGGAAGGGGCGTTTTCGGTGAGGATATGCTACGGGTGTGAAAATCCCGATTGTGCAACGGCTTGCCCCACTAAAGCTCTCACCCCGAGAAAAGGCGGAGGAGTCGTTCTGGACAGCGAAAAATGTATCCACTGCGGGAAATGTATCGAAGCATGTGTTCCGGGAGCGCTGCAATGGGATACAGAGTTTGAAATTCCAATAGTGTGCCGTCATTGTGGCGTTTGCGCTTCTTACTGCCCGAACGATGTTCTCGCCCTTGTGGAGGTGGGAGAATGA
- a CDS encoding PhoPQ-activated protein PqaA family protein has product MKKLVCFFLLFLSFSILTGASLIDYVTPEELPKTMEEACFEIVVPPKPGPSNFGVFLFRSFNWKGVDWKNHLLIIKPANLRSKNALIFITGSYKLDTKLLPLFTMIAVQNGAYVAVLFDIPNQPLFDGYYKEDWLIAYTFSRFLETGDYEWPILLPMVRSTITAMNVISDYARKNGHEIEGFILSGASKRGWTTWLTAACDRRVKAIAPIAFDNLNMKKQMEHQIEFWGDYSKSISEYVETGILNDLNDEKRVDLLRYVDPYSYRENLNIPKLIIVGTNDSYWPVDAATLYFNGLPGEKGMVYAPNAGHSAEIPRTVQAIGALFMNLEEGIPLPKVMAEYSAVASETGLQVKVSIEANDWEISEIRLFSAYSPLRDFRKARFDYQILEKANETTGKLIIRDYTASYVEVVFEQKGGMLSISTPAKVFSQRN; this is encoded by the coding sequence GTGAAAAAGCTTGTCTGCTTTTTCTTACTTTTTCTTAGCTTCTCGATACTCACTGGAGCAAGTCTCATAGATTACGTAACACCCGAAGAACTTCCAAAAACAATGGAAGAGGCATGTTTTGAAATCGTAGTTCCACCCAAACCAGGACCTTCAAATTTTGGTGTTTTCCTTTTCAGGTCTTTTAACTGGAAGGGAGTGGATTGGAAAAACCATCTCCTCATAATAAAACCAGCGAATCTTCGTTCGAAGAATGCTCTCATATTCATAACGGGAAGCTACAAACTTGATACCAAATTGCTTCCACTTTTTACGATGATAGCTGTACAGAACGGAGCATACGTTGCTGTCTTGTTTGACATACCAAATCAACCGCTCTTTGACGGTTATTACAAGGAAGATTGGCTTATCGCCTACACCTTCAGCAGATTTTTAGAAACAGGAGACTATGAATGGCCAATACTTCTACCAATGGTCAGGAGTACAATAACCGCTATGAATGTGATCTCTGATTATGCGAGAAAAAACGGGCATGAAATAGAAGGATTCATACTATCAGGTGCTTCGAAGCGAGGATGGACTACATGGTTAACAGCGGCTTGCGATAGGCGCGTTAAAGCCATTGCCCCTATTGCCTTTGACAATCTCAACATGAAAAAACAAATGGAACACCAAATAGAATTTTGGGGAGATTATAGTAAATCGATAAGTGAGTATGTTGAGACAGGTATATTAAATGACCTAAATGACGAAAAAAGGGTCGATCTTCTAAGATATGTTGATCCTTACAGTTATCGAGAAAATCTCAATATACCGAAACTCATAATAGTCGGCACAAACGATTCTTATTGGCCAGTTGATGCTGCCACGCTGTATTTCAACGGCCTTCCCGGTGAGAAAGGAATGGTTTATGCCCCTAATGCAGGGCACAGTGCTGAAATACCAAGGACTGTCCAGGCGATAGGTGCTCTCTTTATGAACCTCGAAGAAGGAATACCGTTGCCAAAAGTTATGGCAGAATACTCGGCTGTGGCGTCAGAAACAGGTCTTCAGGTTAAAGTTTCGATTGAAGCCAATGATTGGGAAATATCTGAAATAAGGCTCTTTTCAGCATATTCACCATTGAGGGATTTCAGAAAGGCTCGATTTGATTATCAGATTCTCGAAAAGGCAAATGAGACAACAGGAAAACTGATAATCAGAGATTATACTGCTTCCTATGTGGAAGTGGTATTCGAACAAAAGGGAGGGATGCTTTCGATTTCAACACCAGCCAAGGTGTTTTCGCAGCGTAATTGA
- a CDS encoding heavy-metal-associated domain-containing protein, producing MKVFIDGMTCNHCKIRVEKALAEIEGIKRAVVNLEGGFAVVETEKDIPVEVLKEVIENTGYTFVRIEN from the coding sequence ATGAAAGTTTTTATTGATGGAATGACCTGTAATCATTGTAAAATTAGAGTTGAAAAAGCCCTTGCAGAAATAGAAGGAATCAAAAGAGCGGTAGTAAATCTTGAAGGGGGCTTTGCCGTAGTCGAAACAGAAAAAGATATTCCAGTGGAAGTGTTGAAAGAAGTAATTGAGAACACAGGTTACACTTTTGTAAGGATTGAAAATTAA
- a CDS encoding GNAT family N-acetyltransferase, whose translation MDVKIRAMEREDYPAWYEIRNLPKVCANTMSIPYISMENAKKYVELDLENRETRTLVAEVDGKVVGFASIHFMKGRRRHIAGIGMMVHDDFHGKGIGTKLMEALIDLADNWYNIRRIQLEVYVDNEPAIKLYKKFGFEIEGRLRDFSFRNGEYIDAYIMSRIKKDCD comes from the coding sequence GTGGATGTGAAGATCAGAGCGATGGAAAGGGAGGATTACCCTGCTTGGTATGAAATCAGGAACCTTCCGAAAGTTTGCGCCAACACTATGTCCATTCCTTACATATCTATGGAAAACGCAAAAAAGTATGTCGAACTCGATCTCGAAAACAGGGAAACAAGAACCCTGGTAGCTGAAGTAGACGGCAAAGTTGTCGGTTTTGCCAGCATTCATTTTATGAAAGGAAGACGGCGCCATATTGCCGGAATCGGTATGATGGTCCATGACGACTTTCACGGAAAAGGTATAGGTACCAAATTAATGGAGGCACTGATCGATCTTGCAGATAATTGGTACAATATACGCCGAATCCAGCTCGAGGTTTATGTGGACAACGAGCCTGCGATAAAACTTTACAAGAAATTCGGGTTTGAAATAGAGGGAAGGTTAAGAGACTTCTCTTTCCGAAATGGTGAATATATAGACGCTTACATAATGTCAAGGATAAAGAAAGATTGTGACTAA
- a CDS encoding DUF362 domain-containing protein: protein MAKVFFTNMMTTPEMGLLKKLQLLLKKVGMEKIIKKDELVAVKIHFGEYGNLAFIRPNYVRIVVDQIKKFGAKPFVTDANTLYKGSRSNAVDHIQTAYLNGFAPETIGAPVIIADGLRGSDEIKVPINGEYVKEAKISSAIALADAMVVLTHFKGHEQTGFGGTIKNVGMGSASRSGKLEQHSNSKPIVKEVNCVACGMCERHCPVGAITIEGVARIDYDICIGCGQCIAMCNYGAMVPKWDSSTELLSKKMVEYAKATLMNKKAIFVSFITNVSPDCDCWSINKPPVAPDVGIAASTDPVALDQACMDLVLETVGHDPFLEVHPDVSWKTQLEYAEKVGLGSRKYELVKVAVL, encoded by the coding sequence ATGGCCAAGGTCTTCTTTACGAATATGATGACTACACCTGAAATGGGGCTTTTAAAAAAACTTCAGCTTCTCCTCAAAAAAGTTGGAATGGAAAAGATAATAAAGAAAGATGAACTCGTTGCAGTGAAGATACATTTCGGTGAGTACGGCAACCTTGCCTTTATCAGGCCAAATTACGTTCGAATAGTAGTTGATCAGATAAAGAAGTTTGGAGCAAAACCTTTTGTAACCGATGCCAACACCCTTTACAAGGGCAGCAGGTCCAATGCTGTAGATCATATACAGACTGCTTACCTTAACGGCTTTGCGCCGGAAACCATCGGTGCCCCTGTTATCATTGCTGATGGGCTTCGAGGTTCCGATGAAATAAAAGTACCGATAAATGGAGAATACGTTAAAGAAGCTAAAATCAGTTCTGCAATAGCTTTAGCGGATGCCATGGTTGTCTTGACCCATTTTAAAGGTCACGAACAAACGGGGTTTGGTGGAACGATAAAGAATGTTGGTATGGGAAGTGCTTCAAGATCAGGAAAACTTGAGCAACATTCAAACTCCAAACCAATAGTGAAAGAAGTTAATTGTGTTGCTTGTGGGATGTGTGAAAGACATTGTCCTGTTGGAGCAATAACGATAGAAGGAGTGGCAAGAATTGATTATGATATATGTATTGGCTGCGGCCAATGTATAGCCATGTGTAATTATGGAGCCATGGTACCAAAATGGGATAGCTCCACGGAGTTGTTGAGTAAAAAAATGGTAGAGTATGCTAAAGCAACTCTCATGAATAAAAAAGCCATCTTTGTTTCGTTCATAACGAATGTTTCTCCTGACTGTGACTGTTGGAGTATAAATAAGCCTCCTGTAGCTCCGGATGTCGGCATAGCTGCCAGCACCGATCCTGTGGCACTTGATCAGGCCTGTATGGACCTTGTCCTTGAGACAGTGGGACATGATCCGTTTCTTGAGGTTCATCCGGATGTTAGCTGGAAAACTCAACTGGAATATGCTGAAAAAGTTGGGCTAGGCAGTAGAAAATATGAACTTGTGAAGGTCGCTGTTCTGTGA
- a CDS encoding flavin reductase family protein: MDALGKLYNSTTIVTMNAGGKMNGIAVAWITRVSINPPMIAISIGKARYSHKLLNETDKFGVCIMEKSAKEIVVLFGTKSGRNCDKFAGIDYSLSKNDVPILPGTLAYIECQIKSKADAGDHTIFIGEVIDQKVFKDEAPMLYGEHRILL; this comes from the coding sequence ATGGATGCTCTGGGAAAACTTTACAACAGCACCACCATAGTCACGATGAATGCCGGCGGGAAAATGAATGGTATCGCCGTTGCCTGGATAACAAGGGTATCGATTAATCCACCGATGATCGCCATTTCTATTGGAAAAGCCCGATACTCTCATAAATTACTAAATGAAACAGATAAATTTGGTGTCTGCATCATGGAAAAAAGTGCAAAGGAAATAGTCGTACTTTTTGGCACAAAAAGTGGGAGGAATTGCGATAAATTTGCCGGGATAGACTACAGCCTCAGTAAAAATGATGTTCCAATCCTTCCTGGAACACTTGCTTATATTGAATGTCAGATAAAGAGTAAAGCAGATGCCGGTGATCACACCATTTTTATTGGCGAGGTAATAGACCAGAAGGTTTTCAAGGATGAAGCCCCTATGCTTTATGGGGAACATAGAATACTTTTATAA
- a CDS encoding metal-sensing transcriptional repressor translates to MDYSKHEHPKHFKALKVLKTARGQIDGIIKMIEEERYCVDISTQLLAVIALLKRANIEIINKHVETCVREAVESGEVEEKLEELEMLMKYIGKTF, encoded by the coding sequence ATGGATTATTCAAAGCACGAACATCCAAAGCATTTTAAGGCACTTAAGGTTCTAAAAACTGCGCGTGGACAGATTGACGGCATCATTAAGATGATTGAAGAAGAGCGGTATTGTGTTGATATTTCCACCCAGTTGCTCGCGGTTATTGCGCTTTTAAAACGTGCTAACATTGAGATAATTAATAAGCACGTTGAAACCTGTGTTAGAGAAGCTGTTGAATCTGGAGAGGTGGAGGAAAAACTCGAAGAGCTTGAAATGCTCATGAAGTACATAGGAAAAACTTTCTGA
- a CDS encoding SWIM zinc finger family protein, giving the protein MLGWLNEMTIEDIRELVSSQVFERGESYFRQGMVLDIRESGDTLRARVKGSGDEVYSVQIKESNGRILATCTCPYDGVCKHVIATLLYAKQQEIKPSSHGAFSEKLESYINNLDISSLKEMLMDFLKRYPEEAEALEMMILAKNDEAEAKKSLRNLLSKTFSRGFVEYRRVYEYVQELKGLIVYGRYLSRVSPELSAWFFEEIYKRSIRRYDQIDDSDGTYALFVDTIGYEWGRVLEKIENLDGEKIAGKILKFILDDKYGLSEELLKDIYPALGKKGAGKLQNWLRECYEQELKALKSNQKSVSLDFHKYKYQLKKLSLLMENLDEYVRLCMDFPLPNDYFDAVKELKRAGRIEEAYRIVCQGEESCKTLELSLLKIKLMKELGHPDTSKYALELFKRAPLLNVYEIYISTIPDEGKEKAKQETIEWLIENRKIPYVVDILLVEKKTETLLELYNKYPEAFRELSYKTLESIAALFENIAPIETADIYYNLALEVLQRAQTRYYHHAIRYLKKAKSNLLKAERADLWDKLKEEIIAKHRRKTTFMRMFHRSIQSGKK; this is encoded by the coding sequence ATGCTGGGTTGGTTAAATGAAATGACAATCGAAGATATCAGGGAGCTTGTAAGCTCTCAGGTTTTTGAAAGAGGGGAAAGTTACTTTCGTCAGGGAATGGTCTTGGATATTAGAGAATCTGGTGATACTTTAAGAGCTAGAGTCAAAGGCTCTGGAGATGAAGTATATTCGGTACAAATAAAGGAAAGCAACGGGCGTATTTTGGCTACCTGTACCTGCCCTTATGATGGTGTATGTAAGCATGTTATTGCTACTTTGCTGTATGCAAAGCAGCAGGAGATTAAACCCTCTTCGCATGGTGCATTTTCTGAAAAACTTGAGTCGTATATCAACAACCTGGATATTTCAAGCTTAAAGGAAATGTTGATGGATTTTTTGAAAAGGTATCCAGAGGAAGCTGAAGCTCTTGAGATGATGATTTTAGCAAAGAACGACGAAGCGGAAGCAAAGAAATCTTTGAGAAATTTGCTTTCAAAAACTTTTTCTAGGGGGTTTGTAGAATATAGAAGGGTGTACGAATATGTACAAGAACTGAAAGGACTTATTGTTTACGGTAGATATCTATCTCGGGTTTCTCCAGAGCTTTCCGCATGGTTCTTTGAAGAAATTTATAAAAGATCCATACGGCGTTATGATCAAATAGACGATTCAGATGGTACGTATGCACTTTTTGTGGATACCATTGGGTACGAATGGGGGAGGGTACTTGAGAAGATAGAAAATCTGGATGGAGAGAAAATTGCTGGAAAGATTTTGAAGTTCATTTTAGATGACAAATACGGTCTATCTGAAGAGCTTCTTAAAGATATTTATCCGGCTCTCGGGAAAAAAGGCGCTGGGAAATTGCAGAATTGGCTCCGGGAATGTTATGAACAGGAGCTTAAAGCTTTGAAAAGCAATCAGAAAAGTGTTAGCCTGGATTTTCATAAATATAAATATCAGCTCAAGAAGCTAAGTTTGTTAATGGAAAATCTGGACGAATACGTGAGATTGTGTATGGACTTCCCATTACCCAATGACTATTTTGATGCGGTAAAGGAGTTAAAAAGAGCCGGGAGAATTGAAGAAGCTTACCGGATAGTGTGTCAGGGTGAAGAGAGTTGCAAAACTCTAGAGTTAAGTCTTTTAAAAATAAAGCTTATGAAAGAACTGGGTCATCCGGATACAAGTAAATATGCTCTGGAGCTTTTTAAAAGAGCGCCTCTTCTTAATGTTTACGAGATATATATTAGCACAATTCCAGACGAAGGTAAAGAAAAAGCGAAGCAGGAAACAATTGAGTGGTTAATTGAAAATCGTAAAATTCCTTATGTCGTGGACATCCTTCTCGTGGAAAAAAAGACTGAAACGCTCCTTGAGTTATATAATAAATATCCAGAAGCATTTAGAGAGTTGTCTTATAAGACCTTAGAATCCATAGCTGCTTTATTTGAAAACATAGCTCCCATTGAAACAGCTGATATTTATTATAATCTTGCCCTTGAGGTTTTACAAAGGGCACAAACCAGATATTACCATCACGCCATCCGGTATCTAAAAAAAGCTAAAAGTAACCTTTTAAAAGCCGAGAGGGCTGACTTATGGGACAAGCTAAAAGAGGAGATAATAGCTAAGCACCGTAGAAAAACCACATTTATGAGGATGTTTCACCGTTCTATACAGAGTGGTAAGAAATGA